Genomic segment of Macrobrachium rosenbergii isolate ZJJX-2024 chromosome 19, ASM4041242v1, whole genome shotgun sequence:
TCTGTAATGTGAACAcagtcactggcatgttcttgtcACTTTTATGGTTCCTATTCATGAGATAAGCAGCCAATTTTGTCCTGTAAAGGTGACATAAATAGTAATCAGGTTGGCTAGCTTTACTCCTTTCTTTCCGGTTATCACCGAAGTCCATTTGCCTAAGAACCTTATTTGAAATTTTagcttttgaaataattttgataatgagCTTGTTGGTCACTAAATGAATACAATGGTCAACATAGGAAGTAGCTCAAATACAGCAGTCAACATATGGTGTAGTTCAGTTTAGTTGACTGGTCGAATGTTTGCCATAGCAAAGGAGCTTCAGTTTTTCTCATGTGATTATTCTTCAGTTGTGGGTGTTAAGCTCTTCacctttattctttctttgcttCCACATCTAACGCAATTTTTCTTTGCCAATACTCTGCAGGCGAATCTATCCCAATGACAGTCCCAGTGACAACAGAATACACCCACGGAGACTCAGGAACCAACACTTACACCATGTGCTTCTTCATTGGTGAAGATCACCAGGCTGACCCTCCTAAACCAGAGGACGAAACTGTCTTCATTGAGGACCGCCCTGCCTTGACCATCTACACCAGGTAGGGTACTCAGTGCAGTGGGTTTTCAGGTGATCTGGCCTTGTCTCAGGAATGATTCACCTGCAGATGTAAAGCAGACTTAGTTGTTGTGTCTACAGGTAACTGTAGTCTCTTCATTTTCACTAACAGATACTTtattacagtttatttatttctcactgATAGGCACTACATACCAGAAGGGCTATTTACTGCAGAGGTGCTAAGGTTACCACTCTGGGGTACTagcatttccatttactttcgGTGACTCATGGTAACACTATAGTTTCAATCTTCCCAAAGTAATATAAGTCTCAGACTACTTCTTGGCGGTCCTATGGTCAGGGATGCCTGAGAtagttttactgataatttctgCAGAGGACAAAGAGGCTTATTCCTTATACGTGATCTTCAGTAAACTGTACATCCGAGATCTTTTTACTGATAATTTCTGCAGAGATCAACAAGACCCATTCCTTTCACGCGATCTTCGTCTACTGTACATCTATCTGATCATTTCAGGACCGTGGGCGGGTACATGAGAACCGAATCAAGGTGGATGGACGAGGCTGCGAGATTGGCCGGATTCCTTCAGGACGAAGGGACCTCCGTCTCTCTGAATCACATGTACTGGttagtaatattcattcattgGCATATTCCCAGTTTAACCTATTGCAATAATGATTCATCCATTTACTTAAGAGTAACTCCACTGCCGCTTAAATAGCGGTGAGGACTTGGTTATCAGGGTCTCCAAGTTTGCAGGGCGGTAGGCCAGATAGGATCTTGATGCTTGAGGCCCGCAAACTCATTGCTTTCGTTAATGAAGTATATGTAATCGATTTAAGGTTCCTTTCTTCTGAGATTGCTGGTCGAGGACAAcaaatttcgtatatatatatatatatatatatatatatatatatatatatatatatatatatatatatatatatatatatatatatatatatatatatatatatatatatatatatatatatatattatatacacacttgCTATATCTATTCAACAATAATTATCTCGtagttctcttttcatttcattttatgtctATGGCTGGGAAGTTTTCtattttgacctctctctctctctctctctctctctctctctctctctctctctctctctctctctcataccattcTCCCGTGGGATCTTTGATccctattttcctattttttcctgtatgtcattttttttatttcgttatgcCCGATGAACGTCATTTATCTTTAaccatttcacttttatttttcactcacggatttctcttttctcctcaGGGTTGGATACGACGCTCCTTTCAAGTTCTGGAACAGACGTAACGAAGTTTGGTTCCGGGCAAATTAAATAGCAAAGACTCTCTTTGTTCGAACAACAGCGACAGCCCTTCTTAGAGCAACAGCAAACAACCGTCGCtatttaaatgaaaactactgtcGTTGTTATAAGCGACAGCGACCGTCCTTGTTGACGTAACAAAGACTCTCATTCGTGTTGGTGATTGTCCTTGTTTAATTAACAAAGACTGGCCTTGCTTTCAAGCAACAAAGACTGTCCTTGTTTAATTAAGTAGGAGCCGCTGCTGTCACCAAGCGGCTCCAACAAAACCAAGTAGCAAGTAGCAGCAACAAGCTGAGTAGCGAGTAGTAACTGTTTCATATTTATCAGCAGCTTCAGTAACGTCACGCTTGACGAATTAACTTTACAAATTAGGATAAGAACTGGAGTTTCAATCTTTGTTTTAGAACGGGAGATTTTGTAAGATACTGAGGATTTTCAATGCTTCAATCGGTGACGGATAAGTAcgacattttgtttattttgccttagGAAACGGAGGCCAGTACTCTAGATGATAAAATTTCAGAGTAGCGTGTGATTGTCAACTTTCAAAAATACAATAAGTTGTCCCCCTCTGTGTGCGTTTTTGTCATCTCCATTCCCTAGTACGAATACGCCCTAGTTAACACCTGCAGCTGCCTTGCTTTGTTCGTATCTCGACAGAGCCGTTAATTGGGACTGAAATGCATAATGATTACAAGTAATATAACAGGAATGATTTAAGTGGCAGCAGGCCACCTGCGCTTGTTGTCAAACACCATGTTTCACGGAATGTCATCTGGTTAGAGCAAGGAGCAAAGTTGGTTTAGCGGAAAACGCTTTGTTACAATAACATCATTCTCTGTTGAAAAGTATATCGTGCACCCAGAGTTTTTATAAAGAGTCTTGCAACGGAACCAGACCCAGTCTGACCTTGAAATAGAATGGACCGTGAAATATTACAACTAATAAACATATCGTACAGAAAAATTCTCATAGGCCTACCGTCGCACATTGTGATCACAAGTGCATGAAGAAACACAGTATTCAGTACACTCAATGCCGTATCTAGGCTTGCAGAAGGCCTATTCTGACCTGAAACAGAATGGAGAGGCGTCAGATATGAGGATGCTAATATGAATAATTCGGTCGTAGAGGACGATTTTCATAGGCTTACCCTCAAACAAAGTAAGATGACATAAGGTCCTGTATACAGAAAGCCATTCTTGTGGACAGGTTTATTTAGGCCTACCACACTCGCCTACAAAAGGAACAGGACAAAAGAGTGAA
This window contains:
- the LOC136848696 gene encoding heme-binding protein 1-like, translating into MKGVEVLVTLLLVTGARAGVWDNIVAGFNSAFGNTEEAPYTLIKTTENYVERLYPAKKWVCTTATGPTKEEAEETSMFMKLFRYISGQNERSESIPMTVPVTTEYTHGDSGTNTYTMCFFIGEDHQADPPKPEDETVFIEDRPALTIYTRTVGGYMRTESRWMDEAARLAGFLQDEGTSVSLNHMYWVGYDAPFKFWNRRNEVWFRAN